The Myxococcaceae bacterium genome includes a region encoding these proteins:
- the menB gene encoding 1,4-dihydroxy-2-naphthoyl-CoA synthase yields the protein MKIYTDILYEKTNGVARITINRPEVRNAFRPRTVVEMSEALENAREDASIGVIVLTGSGDLAFCSGGDQRVRKEAGYEDEEGVHRLNILDFQRAIRTCPKPVIARVAGYAIGGGHVLHMMCDLTIAADNAIFGQTGPKVGSFDAGYGASYMARIVGQKKAREIWFLCRQYSAEEALQMGLVNRVVPLAELDQEVDRWCQEILANSPLAIRCLKAALNADCDGQAGLQELAGCATMLFYMSEEGQEGHRAYLEKRKPDFSQFPRRP from the coding sequence ATGAAGATCTACACCGATATTCTTTATGAAAAAACAAACGGCGTTGCTCGTATTACCATTAATCGGCCCGAGGTTCGAAATGCATTTCGACCTCGAACGGTCGTGGAAATGTCTGAAGCCCTAGAGAATGCTCGAGAAGACGCTTCGATTGGAGTCATTGTTTTGACCGGATCAGGTGACCTCGCCTTTTGCTCTGGGGGAGATCAACGGGTTCGTAAAGAAGCGGGCTATGAAGATGAAGAGGGAGTTCATCGGTTGAACATATTAGACTTTCAAAGGGCGATTCGAACTTGTCCGAAACCGGTGATCGCCCGCGTTGCAGGTTACGCCATCGGCGGTGGTCACGTGCTTCACATGATGTGCGATCTGACGATTGCAGCGGACAATGCCATTTTTGGCCAAACCGGACCCAAAGTCGGTTCGTTTGACGCAGGTTACGGCGCAAGCTACATGGCGCGCATTGTTGGGCAGAAAAAAGCGCGAGAAATTTGGTTTTTATGTAGGCAATACAGCGCTGAAGAAGCCCTTCAGATGGGACTTGTCAACCGAGTCGTTCCATTGGCTGAACTCGATCAAGAGGTCGATCGCTGGTGTCAGGAAATATTAGCCAACTCCCCCTTGGCCATTCGCTGCCTCAAGGCGGCTTTGAACGCAGATTGCGATGGTCAAGCAGGCCTTCAAGAATTGGCAGGTTGCGCTACCATGCTCTTTTATATGTCTGAAGAAGGGCAAGAAGGTCACCGGGCTTACTTGGAGAAACGCAAGCCGGATTTTTCGCAATTTCCCAGGAGACCTTGA
- a CDS encoding ATP synthase F0 subunit B, which produces MEVNSTLLVQLFLFLSLLAWLSKFLFAPMQKLFDERERRIEGARIEALRLQKEAQQRLEEVELRIHQAQKEARLALIALQAEGARFHREILDTARKQNAQELKAAQEALHEQIETVRAELLAMQPEISQRVSERLVDFDSNPTWEPTHA; this is translated from the coding sequence ATGGAAGTAAACTCGACGCTTCTGGTCCAGCTTTTTCTATTTTTAAGTCTTCTGGCCTGGTTGTCGAAATTTTTGTTTGCGCCGATGCAAAAGCTTTTTGACGAACGCGAACGGCGCATCGAAGGGGCTCGAATAGAAGCTTTAAGACTTCAGAAGGAAGCTCAGCAACGCTTGGAAGAAGTAGAACTTCGAATTCATCAAGCTCAAAAAGAAGCGCGTTTGGCCCTAATCGCTCTTCAAGCCGAAGGTGCTCGATTTCATCGAGAAATTTTAGACACCGCTCGCAAACAAAACGCCCAGGAGCTCAAAGCAGCTCAAGAAGCCCTGCATGAGCAAATCGAGACGGTCCGTGCCGAACTCCTCGCGATGCAGCCTGAGATATCTCAACGCGTATCGGAACGACTCGTTGATTTCGATAGCAATCCAACCTGGGAACCAACTCATGCTTAA
- a CDS encoding ATP synthase F0 subunit B — MLNWWGIGPSYRESPAIGWVLLTFAIFLFLLYRFARTPLRTYLEDRSNRIRTAIQEAQIAREDAARKLSQYESRLAELDAEIASMKLDFQNQGKQEQARLQEEAEKIAELIRTESQETLKAEILRTVAKLKRDLAEKVLGSALEHLKLDPEHEPKRLAHFIRESRMELKK; from the coding sequence ATGCTTAATTGGTGGGGAATCGGTCCAAGCTACAGAGAAAGCCCTGCGATTGGCTGGGTTTTGCTAACTTTTGCCATTTTTCTCTTCCTTCTTTATCGCTTTGCACGAACCCCTTTGAGAACCTATTTGGAAGACCGCTCCAATCGCATTCGAACTGCCATTCAAGAAGCTCAAATTGCTCGGGAAGATGCGGCTCGAAAACTCAGCCAATACGAATCTCGTTTAGCGGAGCTTGATGCTGAGATTGCATCCATGAAATTGGATTTCCAGAATCAAGGAAAGCAGGAACAAGCTCGTTTGCAGGAAGAAGCAGAAAAAATCGCCGAACTGATTCGAACTGAATCTCAGGAAACTCTCAAGGCAGAAATTCTTCGAACGGTTGCAAAACTTAAACGAGATCTAGCAGAAAAAGTCCTTGGATCGGCGCTGGAGCATCTTAAACTGGATCCAGAGCATGAGCCAAAGCGGCTCGCTCATTTTATTCGAGAAAGCCGTATGGAACTTAAAAAATGA
- the atpH gene encoding ATP synthase F1 subunit delta, which produces MSALIAKRYAKALLSAVQGAEEQGQIESQLKFLADACKIPAVQQFFENPRFQKDERFRLIKNLDLQPALLHCLKLLIDRNRISLLSELDASFRSELDRHLGRVRARVTSAKPLDAEQSAQIAQALSDRIGLPVLTENTVDPAVLAGIRAKIGGLVFDNTLQTQFSQLRKDLCS; this is translated from the coding sequence ATGAGCGCTCTCATCGCGAAGCGATATGCTAAGGCCTTATTATCCGCAGTCCAGGGTGCTGAAGAGCAAGGACAGATTGAATCTCAACTCAAATTTTTAGCAGATGCTTGCAAAATCCCTGCCGTTCAGCAATTTTTTGAAAACCCTCGTTTTCAAAAAGATGAACGCTTTCGATTGATTAAAAATCTCGATCTCCAACCTGCGCTCTTGCACTGCTTGAAACTATTGATAGATCGAAATCGTATCTCGTTGCTATCGGAACTTGATGCTTCGTTTCGTTCGGAGCTGGATCGCCACTTAGGCCGTGTCCGAGCTCGTGTTACCAGCGCCAAACCGCTCGATGCTGAGCAAAGCGCACAAATAGCCCAAGCACTCAGCGATCGAATAGGCCTGCCGGTACTGACAGAGAATACAGTTGACCCTGCCGTTTTGGCTGGAATTCGTGCAAAGATCGGCGGCTTGGTATTTGACAACACCCTTCAAACACAGTTTTCGCAGTTAAGAAAGGATTTATGCAGCTAA
- a CDS encoding F0F1 ATP synthase subunit alpha, with protein sequence MQLRAEEISRILKDQIENFDTRTQVAETGSVLRVGDGVARVYGLEHAQAGELVEFSNGTKGLLLNLEEDCVGIAIMGSDTDIREGDLVKRTGRIADVAAGDAVLGRVLNGLGEPIDDRGPIAATERRLIETKAPGIIAREPVTEPMQTGIKAIDAMIPIGRGQRELIIGDRQTGKTAIAIDTILNQKNTGVKCIYVAIGQKQSTVAQVVDKLRKHGAMEYTVVVSATASDPASLQFLAPYTGTAIGEYWRDNGEHALIVYDDLSKQAVAYRQLSLLLRRPPGREAFPGDVFYIHSRLLERAAKISSQEKELAAYPYIKKGGGSLTALPIIETQAGDVSAYIPTNVISITDGQIYLESDLFHSGQRPAVNVGLSVSRVGGAAQIASMKQFAGTMRLDLAQYRELAAFAQFGSDLDKATLEQIARGKRLFELLKQKQYSPYPVEEQVVQIYAATQAKHAESNATFVRHIEPSEIAHYAEELTVYMRAQHADILQSIRENPRKKVDGELRERLHQALLAFESVFGA encoded by the coding sequence ATGCAGCTAAGAGCAGAAGAAATATCGCGCATTCTAAAAGACCAAATCGAGAATTTCGATACCCGAACCCAAGTTGCAGAAACCGGATCGGTATTAAGAGTCGGCGACGGCGTTGCCCGTGTCTACGGTCTTGAGCACGCTCAAGCAGGTGAATTGGTCGAGTTCTCCAATGGCACCAAGGGCCTTCTTCTGAATTTAGAAGAAGATTGCGTGGGCATCGCAATCATGGGAAGCGATACCGATATCCGAGAAGGAGACCTTGTCAAAAGAACCGGCCGAATCGCTGACGTTGCAGCAGGCGATGCCGTTTTAGGTCGTGTGTTGAACGGGTTAGGGGAGCCCATTGACGATCGAGGCCCCATTGCTGCGACGGAAAGACGCCTGATTGAAACCAAAGCGCCCGGTATTATTGCCCGAGAACCCGTGACGGAACCGATGCAAACTGGGATCAAAGCCATCGACGCCATGATTCCCATTGGCCGCGGGCAGCGCGAACTGATTATCGGGGATCGCCAAACTGGCAAGACCGCGATTGCGATAGACACCATCTTAAATCAGAAAAATACAGGCGTGAAATGCATTTACGTAGCGATCGGCCAAAAACAATCCACCGTCGCTCAAGTGGTGGATAAACTCCGAAAGCACGGTGCCATGGAATACACGGTGGTGGTTTCAGCGACGGCTTCCGATCCGGCTTCCTTGCAATTTTTGGCCCCCTACACAGGTACCGCGATTGGAGAGTATTGGCGGGACAATGGCGAACACGCTTTAATTGTCTATGACGACTTGTCCAAACAAGCGGTTGCCTACCGCCAACTCTCTTTGCTTTTGAGAAGACCTCCCGGTCGCGAAGCGTTTCCGGGCGATGTTTTTTACATTCACAGCCGTTTGCTCGAACGGGCGGCTAAGATTAGCAGCCAGGAAAAAGAGCTGGCGGCTTACCCCTATATTAAGAAAGGCGGAGGCAGTCTCACGGCCTTGCCCATTATTGAGACGCAAGCAGGGGATGTTTCTGCCTATATTCCAACAAACGTTATTTCGATTACAGACGGCCAGATTTACTTAGAAAGCGACTTGTTTCATTCAGGCCAGCGTCCCGCTGTAAACGTGGGTCTTTCGGTTTCTCGAGTGGGTGGTGCGGCTCAAATTGCTTCCATGAAGCAGTTTGCAGGAACGATGCGCCTTGACCTGGCTCAGTATCGGGAATTAGCTGCTTTTGCACAGTTTGGTTCGGACTTAGACAAAGCGACTTTGGAGCAAATTGCGCGTGGAAAACGCTTGTTTGAACTTTTGAAACAGAAGCAATACAGCCCTTATCCGGTTGAAGAGCAGGTCGTTCAGATTTACGCGGCGACTCAGGCCAAGCATGCAGAATCCAATGCAACCTTCGTGAGACACATCGAGCCAAGCGAGATTGCCCACTACGCAGAAGAGCTCACGGTCTATATGCGCGCTCAGCACGCCGATATCTTGCAAAGCATCCGAGAGAATCCCAGAAAAAAAGTGGATGGAGAATTGCGAGAAAGGCTTCATCAAGCTTTGCTCGCATTTGAAAGCGTGTTCGGAGCATAA
- the atpG gene encoding ATP synthase F1 subunit gamma: MASLRDIRKRIKSVKSSEKITKAMKMVAAAKLRRAQDEVRKSKTYARRMDEVVGRIAKRLELQGQAAHPLLEIHESLKRVEILVLTSERGLCGAFNSNIIRRSQRFLAEKAHEHDEIRVSTLGQKGFEALKREGVKIRKNYTDILNRPSYLKASEIAEELASSYLKDHVDSVYIIYNEFKSAISQQVILKQILPIVSAKSVEDPVDYLYEPSQTELLEHLLPKHLTTQLYQACLESVASEHGARMTAMENATRNAKDVISTLTLQYNRARQTSITKELMEIIGGAEALT, encoded by the coding sequence ATGGCATCGTTGAGAGATATCCGAAAGCGTATCAAAAGCGTTAAGAGTTCGGAAAAAATCACCAAAGCGATGAAGATGGTGGCTGCGGCTAAACTTCGTCGCGCTCAAGATGAAGTCCGTAAATCAAAGACTTATGCGCGCCGCATGGACGAAGTGGTGGGTCGTATTGCGAAGCGGCTCGAACTCCAAGGCCAAGCAGCCCATCCGCTCTTGGAAATTCACGAGTCGCTCAAGCGCGTGGAAATTTTGGTCCTCACTTCGGAGCGAGGCCTTTGCGGCGCATTTAATTCCAATATCATCCGGCGTTCTCAGCGATTTCTCGCGGAAAAGGCCCATGAACACGATGAGATTCGTGTTTCAACGCTCGGTCAAAAAGGCTTTGAGGCGCTAAAACGAGAGGGAGTAAAAATCCGCAAAAATTACACGGATATTTTGAACCGCCCCAGTTACCTCAAAGCTTCTGAAATTGCCGAAGAGTTAGCCAGTTCTTACTTAAAAGACCACGTAGATTCAGTTTATATTATCTACAACGAGTTTAAGAGTGCTATCTCTCAGCAAGTTATTTTGAAGCAAATATTGCCGATTGTCTCAGCCAAATCGGTTGAAGATCCGGTCGATTACCTTTACGAGCCATCCCAAACAGAACTCTTAGAGCATCTGCTTCCCAAACATTTAACGACTCAGCTTTATCAGGCTTGCTTAGAGTCGGTTGCTTCTGAACATGGGGCTCGTATGACCGCGATGGAGAATGCAACACGGAATGCCAAAGACGTTATTTCTACCTTGACGCTTCAATACAATCGAGCGCGCCAAACTTCCATTACTAAAGAGCTGATGGAGATCATCGGGGGAGCTGAAGCCTTAACATGA
- a CDS encoding acyl-CoA thioesterase, which produces MSVRLEKYVRFADVDAAGWLYYPRFIEYCQESFEDWVNASAPLNYRQIIDEQRWGFPAVQVQGKYRSPLKHADRIWVDIQILHLGTSSMRTGFQFIRQDNDALSFEAEITSVCTNLDQAKSMPIPEVIREFLESIRL; this is translated from the coding sequence ATGAGCGTGAGGCTTGAAAAATACGTCCGGTTTGCCGATGTTGATGCCGCGGGCTGGCTCTATTACCCTCGTTTTATCGAGTATTGCCAAGAGAGTTTTGAAGACTGGGTGAATGCATCCGCTCCGCTCAACTACCGGCAAATAATTGACGAACAGCGATGGGGATTTCCGGCCGTTCAGGTGCAAGGGAAATACCGTTCGCCTTTGAAACATGCGGACCGAATTTGGGTGGATATTCAAATCTTGCATTTGGGAACCAGTTCTATGCGAACCGGCTTTCAGTTTATTCGCCAAGATAATGATGCATTGAGCTTTGAAGCTGAAATCACGAGCGTCTGTACAAACCTCGATCAGGCCAAATCGATGCCTATCCCAGAAGTTATTCGTGAATTTTTAGAATCGATTCGACTTTAG